Proteins from a single region of Pseudomonadota bacterium:
- a CDS encoding HAMP domain-containing protein, which produces MLAYELALLLLVVVTGVLGGLWTYFWSQTTRESFRLGTLTDTAHQVRSDLFRQIREVTRARLMEDPAALDLYRDYSRRIDQHFNGLRRHTASRPESLAVQDMQRAYRIIQHDMNNIFTDPYVVNRVVQLKILESSYERRMVGAFEAAFAAFARLTVGQHAILERTMRRWTELSPVLLPIPIVFAAGLVLLSRRALRRGFVQPMAEVIAGARRLSAGHLEHRLSGGRAHEMAELAETLNQMAADLAESRDAAVRSERQAALGALVPVIAHNIRNPLASIRAEAQLLAHAERPAEIAEVQEAIIETVDRLGRWVTALVSYLHPLRPHRVATEPWAIVQAALTLLATKLQEKRIRVDARRGPEEPRVPMDVDLMEQALAGLLANAIEASPRGGRLTLVTARDGPECRLDIVDEGPGLPFEPEPSGLGPGPTTKRYGTGLGIPFAYKVAEAHGFRVQFSPVPEGGTRVSFYMPLGEGAAVS; this is translated from the coding sequence TTGCTTGCTTATGAGCTGGCGCTCTTGCTGCTCGTCGTGGTCACCGGGGTGCTCGGCGGGCTGTGGACCTATTTCTGGAGCCAGACGACGCGGGAATCCTTCCGGCTCGGCACCTTGACCGACACCGCCCATCAGGTCCGTAGCGATCTGTTCCGGCAGATCCGCGAGGTGACCCGCGCCCGGCTCATGGAAGACCCGGCAGCCTTGGATCTCTATCGTGATTACTCCCGGCGCATCGATCAGCACTTCAACGGCCTGCGCCGTCATACCGCTTCGCGCCCCGAATCCCTCGCCGTCCAGGACATGCAGCGCGCCTACCGCATCATCCAGCACGACATGAACAACATCTTCACCGATCCCTACGTGGTCAACCGCGTGGTGCAGCTCAAGATCCTTGAATCAAGCTACGAGCGGCGTATGGTCGGAGCCTTCGAAGCGGCGTTCGCGGCCTTCGCGCGCCTCACCGTGGGGCAGCACGCCATCCTGGAGCGCACCATGCGCCGCTGGACGGAGCTTTCCCCGGTGCTCCTGCCGATCCCCATCGTCTTCGCCGCCGGGCTGGTATTGCTGTCCCGGCGCGCCTTGCGGCGTGGCTTCGTTCAACCCATGGCGGAGGTGATCGCCGGGGCGCGGCGATTGAGTGCCGGCCATTTGGAGCATCGCCTGTCGGGCGGGAGGGCCCACGAGATGGCCGAGCTCGCCGAGACCCTCAACCAGATGGCCGCCGATCTCGCCGAGAGCCGCGACGCCGCGGTGAGGAGCGAACGGCAGGCGGCCCTGGGGGCGCTGGTCCCGGTCATCGCCCACAACATCCGTAATCCGCTCGCCAGCATACGCGCCGAGGCCCAGCTCCTGGCACACGCCGAGCGCCCCGCCGAGATAGCGGAGGTGCAGGAGGCGATCATCGAGACCGTGGATCGCCTGGGACGTTGGGTCACCGCGCTCGTCTCCTACCTGCATCCCTTGCGGCCGCATCGGGTCGCCACCGAGCCCTGGGCGATCGTGCAGGCGGCCCTGACACTCCTCGCCACCAAGCTGCAAGAAAAGCGGATCCGCGTGGACGCGAGGCGTGGCCCGGAGGAGCCGCGGGTGCCCATGGACGTGGACCTCATGGAGCAGGCGCTGGCAGGGCTCCTCGCCAACGCCATCGAGGCCTCTCCCCGCGGCGGACGCCTGACCCTGGTGACCGCGCGCGATGGGCCGGAATGCCGGCTCGACATCGTCGATGAAGGCCCCGGGCTGCCGTTCGAACCCGAGCCCTCCGGGCTTGGGCCGGGCCCCACGACCAAGCGTTACGGGACCGGTCTCGGGATCCCCTTCGCCTACAAGGTCGCCGAGGCCCACGGGTTCCGGGTCCAGTTTTCGCCGGTGCCCGAGGGGGGGACTCGGGTGAGCTTCTATATGCCGCTAGGCGAGGGGGCGGCCGTTTCGTGA
- a CDS encoding DUF4325 domain-containing protein, which yields MTKVRSRGEQIRRFIVSRVEKHPTDIAKFTAEHFGITRQAVNKHLQRLVEERALVSDGKTRNRAYRLYPLVRWLKEYELNDSLAEDIVWRSDVEPCLGQLPENVRDIWRYGFTEMFNNAIDHAQGSSVDVLLSKNAAVTELAIVDNGIGIFRKIQAALGLVDERHAILELSKGKLTTDPAKHTGKGIFFTSRVFDEFDILSGGVYFSHKFGDADDWIRERARPKSGTVVWMELNNHTSRTLKKVFDQFTSDDALGFTKTVVPVRLAQYGEDKLVSRSQAKRLLARVERFKTVIFDFTEVESIGQAFADEVFRVFASRHPGVELVAIKANSAVNRMIQRAKSAT from the coding sequence ATGACTAAGGTTCGTTCGCGGGGTGAGCAGATTCGACGTTTTATCGTTTCTCGCGTGGAGAAGCACCCCACCGACATCGCCAAGTTCACGGCTGAGCACTTCGGAATTACGCGCCAGGCTGTAAACAAGCACCTGCAGCGGCTTGTTGAGGAGCGTGCGCTTGTATCTGACGGCAAAACACGGAACCGCGCATACCGACTATACCCTCTTGTCCGATGGCTCAAAGAGTATGAATTAAACGATTCGTTAGCCGAAGACATCGTTTGGAGGTCTGATGTTGAGCCCTGTCTAGGCCAGCTTCCGGAAAACGTCCGCGACATTTGGCGTTATGGCTTTACGGAGATGTTCAACAACGCGATCGACCACGCACAGGGAAGCAGCGTCGACGTTCTGCTGAGCAAGAACGCAGCCGTCACCGAGCTTGCGATCGTCGACAACGGAATCGGCATTTTCAGGAAGATCCAAGCGGCGCTCGGCCTGGTGGATGAGCGGCATGCCATTCTAGAGTTGTCGAAGGGCAAATTGACCACCGACCCGGCCAAGCACACGGGGAAGGGCATCTTCTTCACGTCTCGCGTGTTTGACGAATTTGATATTCTTTCCGGTGGGGTCTACTTTTCTCATAAGTTCGGCGATGCTGATGATTGGATCCGTGAGAGAGCACGACCCAAATCTGGAACAGTGGTATGGATGGAGCTAAACAACCACACGTCTCGAACCCTTAAAAAGGTATTCGACCAATTCACATCGGATGACGCGCTCGGGTTCACAAAGACCGTTGTTCCCGTTCGACTCGCTCAATATGGCGAGGACAAACTAGTATCCCGATCACAGGCGAAACGCCTCCTGGCACGGGTTGAGCGCTTCAAGACCGTGATCTTCGATTTCACCGAAGTCGAAAGCATTGGCCAAGCATTTGCTGACGAGGTCTTCAGGGTTTTCGCGTCCCGACATCCCGGGGTAGAGCTCGTGGCTATCAAGGCAAACTCTGCCGTCAACCGCATGATTCAACGAGCAAAATCAGCGACGTAA
- a CDS encoding GNAT family N-acetyltransferase yields MTRASHTIKAFERLEAIPGDEWARLCHGGFPFTHYAYLHALEETGAVGSRSGWIPHHLTAWRGDELEGASFLYVKDNSYGEYIFDWAWAQAYAKSGVPYYPKLVSSIPFTPATGPKLLFSKPADRAAVAARLIRAAKEKTEVLETSSLHYLFLLPEEIPYFVREGFLIRHSFQYHWKNQDFPTFDAFLASLKRRKRKQILKERQELRSRGLRISILRGADLRPEHATVFHGFYRSTIEKMGAIPYLELAFFQRVFQSMRDQVLLILAQDAGTPVAGALYYENGDCLYGRYWGASREIRNLHFELCYYQPLEYAIAKGLKLFEAGAQGEHKIARGFLPELTYSAHWIRHPAFRNAIERFIGEEKRAIRTFFEEMKLHSPYRGV; encoded by the coding sequence ATGACGCGAGCATCGCACACAATCAAAGCTTTTGAAAGATTGGAGGCTATCCCGGGAGACGAGTGGGCGCGGCTGTGCCACGGCGGCTTCCCCTTCACCCATTACGCCTACCTGCACGCGCTGGAAGAGACCGGGGCGGTGGGTAGCCGTTCCGGCTGGATTCCGCACCATCTCACCGCCTGGCGGGGGGACGAGCTCGAGGGCGCCTCCTTTCTTTACGTGAAGGATAATAGCTACGGCGAGTACATCTTCGACTGGGCGTGGGCGCAGGCGTACGCGAAGTCAGGTGTGCCTTACTACCCGAAGCTCGTCTCCTCGATTCCATTCACTCCCGCGACCGGACCCAAGCTCCTCTTTTCCAAACCGGCGGATCGCGCAGCCGTGGCCGCGCGGCTGATCCGCGCGGCGAAAGAGAAGACGGAAGTCTTGGAGACGAGCTCTTTGCATTACCTGTTTCTGCTGCCAGAGGAGATCCCCTACTTCGTGCGCGAAGGTTTTCTCATCCGGCACAGCTTTCAGTACCACTGGAAGAACCAAGACTTCCCGACCTTCGATGCCTTTCTTGCGAGCCTCAAGCGGCGCAAGCGGAAGCAAATTCTGAAAGAGCGCCAAGAGCTGCGATCACGCGGCCTCCGGATCTCGATCCTCCGAGGCGCGGACCTGCGGCCGGAGCACGCCACCGTTTTCCACGGCTTTTATCGGTCGACCATCGAGAAGATGGGGGCCATCCCGTATCTCGAGCTCGCCTTCTTCCAGCGGGTTTTTCAGTCGATGCGGGACCAGGTCCTATTGATTCTTGCGCAAGACGCGGGTACTCCCGTGGCGGGCGCCCTGTACTACGAAAACGGCGACTGCCTCTATGGAAGGTACTGGGGAGCGAGCCGGGAGATCCGAAACCTGCACTTCGAGCTCTGTTATTACCAGCCCTTGGAGTACGCGATCGCTAAGGGCCTCAAGCTTTTCGAAGCCGGCGCCCAGGGGGAGCACAAGATCGCGCGCGGTTTTCTTCCCGAGCTGACTTACAGCGCGCACTGGATCCGCCACCCTGCGTTCCGCAACGCCATCGAGCGGTTCATCGGTGAGGAAAAGAGGGCAATTCGGACGTTTTTCGAGGAGATGAAATTACACTCTCCTTACCGGGGAGTGTAG
- a CDS encoding type II toxin-antitoxin system HicB family antitoxin: MKFSVTINRDEDGVWIVECPAIPGCVSQGQTKDEAVQNIQDAIYQCLQVRAERGMPLTIETRQVDVAA, encoded by the coding sequence ATGAAATTCAGCGTTACGATAAACCGCGACGAAGACGGAGTTTGGATCGTCGAATGTCCGGCAATTCCCGGTTGTGTCAGCCAAGGCCAAACGAAAGACGAGGCTGTGCAAAACATCCAGGATGCGATTTACCAGTGCCTCCAGGTCCGTGCGGAGCGCGGTATGCCTTTGACCATCGAGACCCGGCAAGTCGACGTAGCCGCATAA
- a CDS encoding ATP-binding cassette domain-containing protein, whose protein sequence is MSTPAAILTERLAKSYGAVVALAGLDLAIEAGQFFALLGRNGSGKTTTLQLLSTLLRPSAGRAWVAGHDILGAPLAVRRHIGMVFQEPALDRNLTAMENLRFAGALSGHSARTVRERASALLQLFGLTDARDTPVGALSGGMRRALDIARGILHRPRILLLDEPTIGLDVQNRRAIWQHLGRLRSEEGTTLLLTTHHLEEAAGCDRVAFMSRGRLIGQGSPNELVGALGEYVLEVETESPAETAAHLRPRFGEPLFERERLLFRVAGGAVSLDHLTHELRAHARAIRLRRPDLNDVYLWIHRDPPDYQPGVAAGAP, encoded by the coding sequence GTGAGCACGCCCGCGGCCATCCTCACGGAGCGCCTCGCGAAGTCCTATGGCGCGGTCGTGGCGCTCGCGGGACTCGACCTCGCCATCGAGGCGGGGCAGTTCTTCGCGCTGTTGGGCCGCAACGGCTCGGGGAAGACCACCACCCTCCAGCTCTTGAGCACCCTCTTGCGCCCGAGCGCCGGGCGCGCCTGGGTCGCGGGCCACGACATCCTCGGCGCGCCGCTCGCGGTGCGGCGGCACATCGGGATGGTGTTCCAGGAACCGGCCCTGGACCGCAACCTGACCGCGATGGAGAACCTGCGCTTCGCGGGGGCCCTGAGCGGCCATAGCGCCCGCACCGTGCGCGAGCGCGCCTCGGCCCTCCTCCAGCTCTTCGGGCTCACGGACGCGCGCGACACTCCTGTCGGAGCGCTCTCGGGCGGGATGCGGCGCGCCCTCGACATCGCCCGGGGCATCCTGCACCGGCCCCGCATCCTGTTGCTGGATGAGCCCACTATCGGGCTCGACGTGCAGAACCGCCGGGCGATCTGGCAGCACCTCGGCCGCCTGCGCAGCGAGGAGGGCACGACCTTGCTCCTGACCACCCACCATCTGGAAGAGGCGGCGGGCTGCGACCGGGTCGCCTTCATGAGCCGCGGGCGCCTGATCGGACAGGGCAGCCCGAATGAGCTCGTCGGCGCCCTCGGCGAGTACGTGCTCGAGGTCGAGACCGAGTCTCCCGCCGAGACCGCCGCCCATCTGCGGCCCAGGTTCGGGGAACCGCTCTTCGAGCGGGAACGGCTGCTGTTCCGAGTCGCCGGCGGGGCGGTGTCACTGGACCATCTCACCCACGAGCTTCGGGCGCATGCCCGCGCTATCCGCCTGCGCCGGCCGGACCTCAACGACGTGTACCTCTGGATCCATCGCGACCCCCCCGATTACCAGCCAGGGGTCGCAGCGGGTGCCCCATGA
- a CDS encoding amidase family protein — MTLDEYSHYDAVGLAELVRRREIGAAELAQTGLAAIEAVNPKINAVVETFPERAASATGSGPLRGVPFLRKDVLIQEEGRLTEFGSRLAAGLRMPNASELALRYERAGLVTLGRTTTPEMAFNATTESVKDGPTRNPWNLDRSAGGSSGGSGAIVAAGAVPAAHGNDGGGSIRIPAACCGIVGLKPTRGRVSLGPAHGTVLLGLVSEHALTRTVRDSAAILDATQGASPGDPYAIAPPARPFLEEIGAPVGRLKIAYTNKAWTGANVDPEIAAAVDRMATLCRDLGHDVVEAGPVIDAEAFGGATQNIWCAFLA, encoded by the coding sequence ATGACGCTCGATGAATATTCGCATTACGATGCGGTCGGTCTAGCCGAACTCGTACGTCGGCGCGAAATCGGCGCCGCCGAGCTTGCGCAAACGGGGCTTGCGGCGATCGAGGCTGTCAATCCGAAGATAAACGCCGTCGTGGAGACATTTCCAGAGCGAGCCGCAAGCGCGACAGGGTCGGGCCCGTTGAGGGGCGTCCCGTTCCTGCGCAAGGACGTCTTGATCCAAGAGGAAGGCAGGCTGACCGAGTTCGGAAGCAGGCTCGCCGCCGGCCTGAGAATGCCCAATGCGAGCGAACTCGCCCTGCGCTATGAGCGCGCCGGCCTCGTAACGCTCGGGAGAACCACAACACCAGAGATGGCGTTCAACGCAACGACGGAAAGTGTGAAAGATGGGCCGACACGAAACCCCTGGAACCTCGATCGGAGCGCCGGCGGCTCCAGTGGTGGCTCGGGGGCGATCGTGGCAGCCGGCGCCGTTCCAGCGGCGCACGGCAATGATGGCGGCGGTTCGATACGAATTCCAGCTGCATGCTGCGGGATTGTAGGACTGAAACCCACACGCGGACGTGTGTCACTCGGGCCCGCCCATGGCACCGTGCTGTTGGGTCTCGTGTCTGAGCATGCACTGACCCGTACTGTGCGCGACAGCGCCGCCATCTTGGACGCAACACAAGGCGCGAGCCCCGGCGATCCCTACGCCATTGCACCTCCAGCGCGACCATTCTTAGAGGAGATCGGTGCGCCAGTCGGCCGTCTGAAGATCGCTTACACGAATAAGGCTTGGACCGGGGCGAATGTTGACCCGGAGATTGCTGCGGCCGTTGATCGAATGGCCACGCTCTGCAGGGATCTCGGTCATGACGTGGTGGAAGCCGGTCCTGTCATCGACGCGGAAGCCTTCGGCGGTGCGACCCAGAACATCTGGTGTGCGTTCCTGGCCTGA
- a CDS encoding D-alanyl-D-alanine carboxypeptidase, whose product METDYTHSRRAADSKGVYRTKLSRLPDILGYGFVLLGLLLSSPASSAAPTYASIVYDVDNAVVLHEANADARTQPASLTKLMTLYMVFAALDADRFTLTQRLPVSANAARMQPTRLGLRKSQTIGVRDAILALISHSANDAAVVLAEAVGKTESHFAHFMTREARWLGMLDTSFRNASGLPDRRQHTTARDMLRLGVALMRRFPHYYRLFSIERFTFKGRTYHNHNRLLGRYPGADGIKTGYVRASGFNLVASATRNDHRLVGVVLGGKSAVWRDQHMSGLLDVAFAALARSRAPAPAVSAAMLTPAALSERSAQQNLGAVAPCPAVGCVAPR is encoded by the coding sequence ATGGAAACCGATTACACGCACTCGCGTCGGGCGGCTGACAGCAAGGGCGTTTATCGTACGAAGCTCTCGCGCCTGCCCGACATTCTCGGGTACGGGTTTGTGCTCCTCGGTCTGCTTCTTTCTTCGCCGGCCAGCTCGGCGGCTCCGACCTACGCCTCTATCGTGTATGACGTGGACAACGCGGTGGTACTGCACGAGGCCAATGCCGATGCCCGTACGCAACCGGCGTCCCTCACCAAGCTCATGACGCTGTACATGGTGTTCGCCGCGTTGGACGCCGATCGCTTCACGCTGACCCAGAGGCTTCCGGTCTCGGCTAATGCGGCGCGCATGCAGCCGACGCGGCTAGGCCTTCGCAAGAGTCAGACGATCGGCGTCCGCGACGCGATCCTGGCGCTCATCAGCCATTCCGCGAACGATGCCGCGGTGGTGTTGGCCGAGGCCGTAGGAAAAACCGAGTCACACTTCGCGCACTTCATGACTCGAGAGGCACGGTGGCTCGGGATGCTCGATACCTCGTTCCGCAACGCCTCCGGCTTGCCCGACCGGCGACAACACACCACCGCGCGGGATATGCTCCGCCTGGGGGTCGCGCTGATGCGCCGCTTTCCGCACTACTACAGGCTGTTTTCCATCGAGCGATTTACTTTCAAAGGCCGGACCTATCACAATCACAACCGCTTGCTCGGCCGCTACCCAGGCGCCGACGGTATCAAGACGGGTTATGTGCGAGCCTCGGGGTTCAACTTGGTGGCGTCCGCCACCCGCAACGATCATCGCTTGGTCGGGGTTGTCCTCGGCGGCAAGAGCGCCGTTTGGCGCGACCAGCACATGAGCGGATTGCTCGATGTCGCGTTCGCCGCGCTCGCGCGCTCGCGGGCGCCGGCTCCGGCGGTGTCCGCGGCCATGCTGACTCCAGCGGCGCTCAGCGAGCGTTCCGCGCAGCAAAACCTCGGCGCCGTGGCTCCGTGTCCAGCGGTGGGATGCGTGGCGCCTCGGTAA
- a CDS encoding ABC transporter permease yields MRRAIAAIVARDLKRMLRQRGRLVSSMVRPLIWLFVIGTGFQGMLEGLGRGGYQRFLVPGLVSMVVLFGALLASLSMIYDKESGVMRMLIIAPLPRAVVLLARTLGAALIGICQALLLMLILLALGYLGVPHDPALLALGLVAQALVCASLGTLIAVFSKALEDFAVIMNFVIFPVFFLSGALYPIEHLPDVLKAIALANPFSYGVDLLKHALGPEALFDPDFSVGRDLLAMLAFVVLALAIACWRFSQAPVFESLARVFTAPKRH; encoded by the coding sequence ATGAGGCGGGCGATCGCCGCCATCGTGGCACGCGACCTCAAGCGCATGCTGCGCCAGCGGGGGCGGCTCGTGAGCAGCATGGTGCGCCCGTTGATCTGGCTGTTCGTGATCGGCACCGGATTCCAGGGCATGCTCGAGGGCCTGGGCCGGGGGGGCTACCAGCGTTTCCTGGTGCCGGGGCTCGTGTCTATGGTGGTGCTCTTCGGCGCCCTGCTCGCTTCCCTGTCGATGATCTACGACAAGGAATCGGGGGTCATGCGCATGCTCATCATCGCCCCCCTCCCGCGCGCCGTCGTCCTCCTGGCGCGCACGCTCGGGGCTGCGCTGATCGGCATCTGCCAGGCGCTCTTGCTCATGCTGATCCTGCTCGCGCTCGGCTATCTCGGGGTCCCGCACGATCCGGCGCTCTTGGCGCTCGGGCTCGTCGCTCAGGCCCTGGTGTGCGCCAGCCTCGGCACCCTCATCGCGGTCTTCAGCAAGGCCTTGGAGGACTTCGCCGTGATCATGAACTTCGTGATCTTTCCCGTGTTCTTTCTGAGCGGCGCCCTGTACCCGATCGAGCACCTGCCCGACGTGTTGAAAGCAATCGCGCTCGCCAACCCCTTCAGCTACGGCGTCGATCTCCTGAAGCACGCGCTGGGACCGGAAGCCTTGTTCGATCCAGATTTCTCGGTCGGTAGAGATCTCCTCGCCATGCTGGCTTTCGTCGTGCTGGCGCTCGCTATTGCTTGCTGGCGGTTCTCGCAGGCGCCGGTGTTCGAGTCCCTGGCGCGCGTCTTCACCGCACCGAAACGGCATTGA
- a CDS encoding methyltransferase domain-containing protein → MTKLLSPADLEDITSRTLHHYEAHAESFWEGTKDHDVTQNYEAFLDALPKRPGLRLLDLGCGPGRDLLHFRKLGHEPTGLDGSPAFCEIARKHAGCPVWHQNFLQLTLSPASFDGVFANASLFHVPQQELPRVLAELRDALVPEGVLFSSNPRGGVEGWSGERYGAYLDWDTYRKYLEGSGFEPVHHYYRPAGLPRDRQPWLAVVSRSRS, encoded by the coding sequence ATGACTAAGTTGCTCTCTCCCGCCGATCTGGAAGATATCACCTCCCGTACCCTCCATCACTACGAGGCTCACGCCGAAAGCTTTTGGGAGGGGACGAAGGATCATGATGTCACCCAGAACTACGAGGCCTTCCTCGACGCTTTGCCCAAAAGACCGGGGCTTCGCCTGCTCGATCTGGGCTGCGGGCCTGGCCGGGATCTCCTCCACTTCCGGAAACTGGGCCACGAGCCAACCGGGCTGGACGGGAGCCCGGCGTTCTGCGAGATAGCGCGAAAGCACGCCGGCTGTCCGGTGTGGCACCAGAATTTTCTGCAGCTCACACTGTCGCCGGCCTCGTTCGACGGTGTTTTCGCGAACGCCTCCCTGTTCCACGTTCCCCAGCAGGAGCTGCCCCGAGTTCTCGCCGAGCTGAGAGACGCGCTCGTGCCGGAAGGGGTCCTATTCTCCTCCAATCCGCGCGGCGGGGTAGAGGGATGGTCGGGAGAACGTTACGGCGCCTACCTCGATTGGGACACGTACCGAAAGTACCTGGAGGGCTCCGGATTCGAGCCGGTCCACCACTACTATCGGCCCGCGGGCTTACCCCGCGATAGGCAGCCGTGGTTGGCGGTGGTGAGCAGGAGCCGGTCGTGA
- a CDS encoding sigma-54 dependent transcriptional regulator, with amino-acid sequence MSAPRRVLLVEDEAVFARAVEKRLAKAGLACQVAGTLADARRLLMGPEPDAILLDMRLPDGSGLDLLSEVRERRGSAVPVLVLTAYGEVEDAVLAMKLRASDYLKKPIDLEELLVSIDKVFAHNELQRALEHSRQRERQGLEALRFLGEHPSIVELRGQAERLAALCAGAAGPPPAVLILGDTGTGKDLMAKLLHHSGPRRDRPFVHVDCAALPKDLIEGELFGHEKGAYTSAVGAASGLIEAAEDGVVFLDEVVELPIELQAKLLAVLERRTVRRLGSTRERPVSAWIIAATNRDPEAMVARGALRADLYFRLNVLAIRMPPLGERGADIVLLARDFANQVARRYGLPAPSLTPEACAALMAYSWPGNVRELKHLMERVVLLSGGADIDTRALMLPPAPESPSPEDGPAGEGGGLLGLSLEEAERLLIEQALAVTGYNVSEAARQLGVTRMAMRYRMRKHGLDKSPDDGGNGS; translated from the coding sequence GTGAGCGCGCCGCGCCGCGTGCTCCTGGTCGAGGACGAGGCGGTCTTCGCCCGCGCGGTCGAGAAGCGGCTCGCCAAGGCCGGTCTCGCCTGCCAGGTGGCGGGTACGCTCGCGGACGCGCGGCGCCTCTTGATGGGCCCGGAGCCGGACGCGATCCTGCTCGACATGCGGCTGCCGGACGGCTCCGGGCTCGACCTCTTGAGCGAGGTCCGCGAGCGCCGCGGCAGCGCCGTGCCGGTCCTGGTGCTCACCGCCTACGGCGAGGTCGAGGACGCGGTCCTGGCCATGAAGCTGCGCGCCTCGGATTACTTGAAGAAGCCGATCGATCTGGAGGAGTTGCTGGTCTCCATCGACAAGGTCTTCGCACACAACGAGCTGCAACGCGCCCTGGAGCACTCCCGGCAGCGCGAGCGACAGGGTCTGGAGGCCCTCCGGTTCCTCGGAGAGCACCCGAGCATCGTCGAGCTCCGCGGCCAGGCGGAGCGCCTCGCGGCGCTCTGCGCCGGGGCCGCGGGACCGCCCCCGGCGGTCTTGATCCTGGGGGACACCGGCACCGGCAAGGACTTGATGGCCAAGCTCCTCCACCACTCCGGGCCACGCCGCGATCGGCCCTTCGTGCACGTCGATTGCGCGGCCCTGCCCAAGGACCTCATCGAGGGCGAGCTGTTCGGACACGAAAAGGGGGCCTATACGAGCGCCGTCGGTGCGGCCAGCGGCCTTATCGAGGCCGCCGAGGACGGCGTGGTGTTCCTGGACGAGGTCGTTGAGCTCCCGATCGAGCTGCAGGCCAAGCTCCTGGCGGTGCTCGAACGCCGCACCGTGAGGCGGCTCGGGAGTACCCGGGAACGCCCGGTGAGCGCCTGGATCATCGCCGCCACCAATCGCGATCCGGAGGCCATGGTGGCGCGCGGGGCACTGCGCGCGGACCTGTATTTCCGCCTCAACGTGCTCGCGATCCGCATGCCGCCGCTCGGCGAGCGCGGCGCGGACATCGTGCTGCTCGCGCGCGATTTCGCCAATCAGGTGGCGCGCCGTTACGGGTTGCCGGCACCCAGCCTCACCCCCGAGGCCTGCGCCGCGCTCATGGCCTATTCGTGGCCCGGCAATGTGCGCGAGCTCAAGCACCTCATGGAGCGCGTGGTGCTGCTCTCGGGCGGGGCGGACATCGATACAAGGGCACTGATGCTGCCCCCGGCGCCCGAGTCCCCGTCACCCGAAGACGGGCCGGCGGGGGAGGGCGGCGGGCTTCTGGGTCTCAGCCTCGAAGAAGCCGAGCGCCTCCTCATCGAGCAGGCGCTCGCCGTGACCGGCTACAACGTCTCCGAGGCGGCCCGCCAGCTCGGCGTGACGCGCATGGCGATGCGCTACCGGATGCGCAAGCACGGCCTGGACAAGTCGCCGGACGATGGCGGTAACGGGTCGTGA
- a CDS encoding type II toxin-antitoxin system HicA family toxin, producing MPPALPVLSGREVVRVFESLEWQIVRQSGSHIVMVKEGEMATLSVPDHREVAKGTLRSLIRAAGLTVSEFLAAV from the coding sequence ATGCCGCCGGCGCTTCCCGTTCTCAGCGGACGCGAGGTTGTCCGCGTATTTGAGTCTTTGGAGTGGCAGATTGTGCGGCAGAGCGGGAGCCACATCGTCATGGTCAAAGAAGGAGAAATGGCCACTTTGTCGGTTCCCGATCATCGGGAAGTCGCAAAGGGTACACTACGAAGCCTCATTCGGGCGGCAGGCTTGACGGTGTCCGAATTTCTGGCAGCCGTGTAG
- a CDS encoding amidase family protein, which produces MLLTPTIAQRTVPVGAAILNANASDLNAEQWVRQIFTYAPFTSLFNTTGQPAISLPLEQDSDGLPVGLQFVSRYGEEALLFRLAASLEEARPWKDRRPPIWAGKRA; this is translated from the coding sequence GTGCTGCTGACGCCGACCATCGCCCAGCGCACGGTCCCAGTTGGTGCCGCTATCCTCAATGCCAATGCATCCGATCTGAACGCAGAGCAGTGGGTGCGACAGATTTTCACTTACGCGCCATTCACGTCGCTCTTCAACACGACGGGTCAGCCGGCCATCTCGTTGCCGCTGGAGCAAGACAGCGATGGGCTGCCGGTCGGCCTACAATTCGTTTCTAGGTACGGGGAGGAAGCATTGCTGTTTCGGCTCGCGGCCTCACTAGAGGAGGCGCGTCCCTGGAAGGATCGACGTCCGCCGATCTGGGCGGGTAAGCGCGCCTGA